The following proteins are co-located in the Chryseobacterium daecheongense genome:
- a CDS encoding DNA topoisomerase 3 — protein sequence MKAIIAEKPSVAREIAHLLGAHEKKDGYLSGNGYFVTWALGHLIELGMPEDYGIRGFNKASLPIFPKPFILTAKKLKKSKGYESDSSALKQLNIIQQVINQCGSIIVATDAGREGELIFRYIYHYIQCNKPFERLWISSLTEKAIQDGFKNLQPGNTFDGLYQAAKARSEADWLVGINATQALTIAGNQDVYSLGRVQTPTLALICQRFLQHQNFTKQKYFQIQLSHRKEYTDFTSLSLLQWEEKKQAEHIQKFLERDGRAVVEDVSVKTVQEQSPLLFDLTELQKEANRKLSLSADEVLQTAQSLYEKQFITYPRTGSKYILEDLWTDIPELVRILNQTEPFKTAITHLKFGNFNKRIVNNLKVSDHHGLLITTKTPSALSATEKAIYEMIAYRLLESLSHTCIKQVTQIQMKVHHYEFQIKGSKILNQGWRAIKGILSDNENSNNKDEALTDIPELKLGDELKISKTDLMEKVTQPPKLYTEADLLSAMENAGRSIENKEEQKALSNIGIGTPATRASIIETLLSRNYIIRKSKTLHPTDKGLQVYNLVKDKKIANVQMTAEWEIALDRIENGELNKTQFINDIQAYTAEITSELLSLHIPQENIPQLKCPRCQQHNLIIKDKIVKCPDEQCNWILFRTICGVQLSIKDLTLLLTQNKTSLIKNMKSKNGKKFDAYICLQDDYSTTFEFSDNDTNIK from the coding sequence ATGAAAGCAATCATCGCAGAAAAGCCAAGTGTCGCAAGAGAAATCGCACATTTATTAGGAGCCCATGAAAAGAAGGATGGCTATTTGTCAGGTAACGGATACTTTGTCACATGGGCATTGGGACATCTGATTGAATTAGGAATGCCGGAAGATTATGGTATAAGAGGCTTTAACAAAGCCTCTTTGCCTATTTTTCCCAAGCCCTTTATCCTGACTGCCAAAAAGCTAAAGAAATCAAAAGGCTATGAATCTGATTCTTCCGCTTTAAAGCAGCTCAATATCATACAACAAGTTATCAACCAATGCGGCAGTATTATTGTCGCGACCGATGCAGGAAGGGAAGGAGAGCTTATCTTCCGCTATATCTATCACTACATACAATGCAACAAACCCTTTGAAAGACTCTGGATCAGTTCCCTGACAGAAAAAGCAATACAGGACGGTTTTAAAAACCTTCAGCCAGGCAATACCTTTGACGGTTTGTATCAAGCAGCTAAAGCCAGAAGTGAAGCAGACTGGCTGGTTGGAATTAATGCTACCCAGGCATTGACCATAGCCGGAAACCAAGATGTTTATTCTTTGGGAAGAGTACAAACACCAACTCTTGCACTGATCTGTCAACGGTTTCTTCAGCATCAAAACTTCACCAAGCAAAAATACTTTCAGATCCAGCTCAGCCATAGAAAAGAATATACAGATTTCACCAGCCTATCACTATTACAATGGGAAGAAAAGAAGCAGGCAGAACACATCCAAAAATTCTTAGAGCGGGATGGAAGAGCTGTTGTAGAAGATGTATCTGTTAAAACAGTGCAGGAACAGTCTCCGTTACTTTTCGACCTCACAGAATTACAGAAAGAAGCCAATAGAAAGCTTAGCCTTTCTGCAGATGAGGTTTTACAAACAGCCCAAAGCCTCTATGAGAAACAGTTCATCACTTATCCCAGGACCGGCAGTAAGTATATTCTTGAAGACTTATGGACTGATATACCTGAGCTGGTCAGAATACTGAATCAGACCGAACCATTCAAAACAGCCATAACCCATTTAAAATTCGGAAACTTCAACAAGCGGATTGTGAATAATCTAAAAGTTTCTGACCATCACGGATTACTCATAACCACTAAAACACCTTCCGCCCTTAGCGCTACGGAAAAAGCCATTTACGAGATGATTGCTTACCGCTTATTGGAATCGCTATCCCACACCTGTATAAAACAAGTCACCCAAATCCAGATGAAAGTCCATCATTATGAATTCCAGATCAAAGGATCAAAAATACTCAATCAAGGCTGGCGTGCCATCAAAGGAATTCTTTCTGACAATGAAAATTCTAATAATAAAGATGAAGCCCTTACTGATATTCCAGAGCTCAAATTAGGAGATGAACTGAAGATTTCAAAAACCGACTTAATGGAAAAAGTAACGCAACCTCCCAAACTTTATACAGAAGCTGATCTCTTATCGGCGATGGAAAACGCGGGCAGATCTATTGAAAACAAAGAAGAACAGAAAGCATTATCCAATATAGGCATCGGAACACCAGCCACAAGAGCTTCTATTATTGAGACCCTGCTCAGCAGAAACTATATCATCAGAAAAAGCAAAACCCTACATCCTACAGATAAAGGCCTACAGGTTTACAACCTTGTCAAAGACAAAAAAATAGCCAATGTCCAAATGACCGCAGAATGGGAAATAGCTCTGGATAGAATTGAAAACGGTGAACTCAATAAAACCCAATTCATCAACGACATCCAAGCCTACACAGCAGAAATCACTAGCGAACTCTTATCACTCCATATTCCTCAAGAAAATATCCCACAACTTAAATGTCCGAGATGCCAACAACACAATCTTATCATCAAAGATAAAATTGTCAAATGTCCGGATGAACAATGCAATTGGATTCTCTTCAGAACTATATGCGGAGTACAACTCAGTATTAAAGATCTTACGTTACTATTAACTCAAAACAAAACATCCTTAATCAAAAACATGAAAAGCAAAAACGGTAAAAAGTTTGATGCTTACATATGTTTACAAGATGACTATAGCACGACATTTGAATTTTCGGATAATGACACCAATATAAAATAA
- a CDS encoding grasp-with-spasm system A modified peptide → MKKLKGLKKLFSSFENKKLKNADSIFGGLGAPTNEYFSQASTSQWNCSDIDTYVDGVHIQRQECLTDDCSDPVITNP, encoded by the coding sequence ATGAAAAAACTAAAAGGCTTGAAGAAACTTTTTTCTTCTTTTGAAAACAAAAAATTAAAAAATGCAGATTCAATATTTGGAGGATTAGGAGCTCCAACAAATGAGTATTTCTCACAGGCGTCTACCAGTCAATGGAATTGCTCTGATATTGATACTTATGTTGATGGTGTACATATACAACGTCAAGAGTGCCTAACTGATGATTGTTCTGATCCTGTTATTACAAATCCATAA
- the gwsG gene encoding grasp-with-spasm system ATP-grasp peptide maturase, whose amino-acid sequence MILIISENKERATNEIIRWLVSLEKDFIRVHEDEIFEIKTKEKRIYIESQRNCFFIDEITSVWYRRGGLKFLRKKYKNQAIDIHMNEHQHWLEDYVRNFLEKKNHINKESNYHVNKLTVLDIAKEIGFDVPEYFLADNTDNVEINETIIKCIAGNGILKFKDYHGSMYTSIVKEKEKEDFFITFFQQKIEKDFEIRSFYLNGTIWSMAIFSQNDNQTKVDYRKYNKEKPNRNVRYNLPKDIEEKIKILMNKLDLTSGSLDFIKRGNQIYFLEVNPVGQFGNVSFHCNYGLGFEIAKSL is encoded by the coding sequence ATGATACTTATAATTTCTGAAAATAAGGAAAGGGCAACAAATGAAATCATACGTTGGCTTGTTTCGCTTGAAAAAGATTTTATCCGAGTACATGAAGACGAAATTTTTGAAATTAAAACAAAGGAAAAAAGAATATATATTGAGAGCCAAAGAAATTGTTTTTTTATTGACGAGATTACAAGCGTCTGGTACCGAAGAGGTGGTTTAAAGTTTTTAAGAAAGAAATATAAAAATCAAGCAATAGATATTCACATGAATGAACACCAGCACTGGCTTGAAGACTATGTGAGAAATTTTTTAGAAAAGAAAAATCACATTAATAAAGAAAGCAATTATCACGTTAATAAGCTTACTGTTTTAGATATAGCGAAAGAAATAGGTTTTGATGTTCCCGAGTATTTTTTAGCCGACAATACAGATAATGTAGAAATAAATGAAACTATTATCAAATGTATTGCGGGCAATGGAATTTTAAAATTCAAAGACTATCATGGGTCGATGTACACTTCTATTGTTAAGGAAAAAGAAAAAGAAGATTTTTTCATTACATTCTTCCAACAAAAAATTGAAAAAGATTTTGAAATCAGATCTTTTTATCTTAATGGGACAATTTGGTCTATGGCAATTTTTTCACAAAATGATAATCAAACTAAAGTAGATTACCGAAAATATAACAAAGAAAAACCCAACAGAAATGTCAGATATAATCTACCCAAAGATATTGAAGAGAAAATTAAAATACTAATGAATAAATTAGATTTAACATCGGGATCATTAGATTTTATAAAAAGGGGGAATCAAATTTATTTTTTGGAAGTAAATCCGGTTGGGCAATTTGGAAATGTATCGTTCCATTGTAATTATGGATTAGGATTTGAAATCGCAAAAAGCTTATGA
- the gwsS gene encoding grasp-with-spasm system SPASM domain peptide maturase, whose protein sequence is MNYFNLFSNILITKGVQRISITDLQREKTELFPLELSDIIDELKEKSIEDTINSYDSESQEFLKEYLEILLNNEYGFITKDGWDSNFPPYSFDFSVPNEITNAYLEINDLSILTSINRSLSNLGTEHIVILYNKTLSIESIQYIENVFKNTTITSIEIFSKYSEIFSEDVFEIIEGICSRIYNFVFYSCKKPPFKPKDRYKFNVTFTKEQIKLNSCGKVDLKYFNTNLPKVLESINYNSCLYKKISIDVEGNIKNCPAMSQSFGNIKNTTLEEALRQEDFKKYWNLNKDEIDICKDCEFRYICTDCRAYTEQTKISKEGLDVSKPLKCGYNPYTTEWEKWSINPLKQKSIKFYRI, encoded by the coding sequence GTGAATTATTTTAATTTATTTAGTAATATTTTAATTACAAAAGGAGTTCAAAGAATTTCAATCACTGACCTACAAAGGGAAAAAACAGAATTATTTCCATTAGAGTTGAGTGATATTATAGACGAACTTAAAGAAAAATCAATAGAAGATACGATCAATTCTTATGATTCAGAATCACAAGAATTCTTAAAAGAGTATTTAGAGATACTTTTAAATAATGAATATGGCTTTATTACAAAAGATGGTTGGGATTCTAATTTTCCACCTTATTCATTTGACTTTTCCGTACCTAATGAAATTACTAATGCTTATTTGGAGATCAATGATTTAAGTATTCTAACGAGTATAAATCGCTCGTTATCAAATTTGGGCACCGAACACATTGTTATCCTTTATAATAAAACCTTATCAATTGAAAGTATTCAGTATATAGAAAATGTATTTAAAAATACAACTATCACTTCAATAGAAATATTTTCTAAATATTCTGAAATATTTAGCGAAGATGTTTTTGAAATAATTGAAGGTATATGTTCCAGAATTTATAATTTCGTTTTTTATTCCTGTAAAAAACCTCCATTTAAGCCTAAAGACAGATATAAATTTAATGTAACTTTTACAAAAGAGCAAATAAAATTGAATTCTTGTGGAAAAGTAGATTTAAAATATTTTAATACAAATTTACCCAAGGTGCTTGAATCTATCAATTATAATTCCTGCCTTTATAAAAAAATAAGTATAGATGTTGAAGGGAATATCAAAAACTGTCCTGCAATGTCTCAAAGTTTTGGAAACATAAAAAATACAACACTAGAAGAAGCTTTAAGACAAGAAGATTTCAAAAAATACTGGAATCTGAATAAGGATGAAATAGATATTTGCAAAGATTGTGAGTTCCGCTATATTTGTACTGATTGCAGAGCTTATACAGAACAAACTAAGATAAGCAAAGAAGGACTTGATGTTTCAAAACCACTAAAATGTGGTTACAACCCTTATACTACTGAATGGGAGAAATGGAGTATAAATCCTTTGAAACAAAAATCAATAAAGTTTTATAGAATTTAA
- a CDS encoding recombinase family protein: MIVGYARVSTSEQNIFTQVEILKENGCEKIFTDVASGIREDRAGLKEMLTYLRKDDIILVYKTDRIFRSLKNMIELIDKFNEKGILFKSITEPAFDTTSANGKFIIQIFGAVVEFERNLISERTKSGLEGALKRKKLLGRPKGSSQLSLEKYQFAKHLYDNKNIPINTACKQAGISKATFYRIDNSLHLKNNDNSKT, translated from the coding sequence ATGATAGTAGGGTATGCAAGAGTTTCAACATCCGAGCAGAACATTTTTACTCAAGTTGAAATATTAAAAGAAAATGGATGTGAAAAAATTTTCACTGATGTTGCGAGCGGAATTCGTGAAGATAGAGCAGGATTAAAGGAAATGCTTACTTATTTACGAAAGGATGACATAATTCTGGTATATAAAACAGATCGAATTTTTAGATCACTCAAAAATATGATTGAGCTAATCGACAAATTTAATGAAAAAGGTATTCTATTTAAAAGTATTACAGAACCGGCATTTGATACAACATCTGCTAATGGTAAGTTTATTATCCAGATTTTCGGAGCAGTAGTCGAATTTGAAAGAAACTTAATAAGTGAAAGAACAAAATCTGGGTTAGAAGGAGCCCTGAAAAGAAAAAAACTTCTTGGCAGGCCAAAGGGATCAAGCCAGTTAAGCTTAGAAAAATATCAATTTGCCAAACACTTATATGATAATAAAAATATTCCTATAAACACAGCATGTAAGCAAGCCGGAATCAGTAAAGCAACTTTTTACAGAATTGATAATAGTTTACATTTGAAAAATAATGATAACTCTAAAACTTAA
- a CDS encoding DUF2971 domain-containing protein codes for MESIRINTYDLTYEESLELLPDFFYKYTKINDNLKKNLANGQLWFATPNTFNDPFDCKAHLNFGNTEEECRENFNKFNKFFGIKLPEINKMVWDVLLKKPVDFNLINSYSAYSNIIEFLGITCFSEVQNSTLMWSHYADSHRGLVLEFAKDINNGLLTRNLVPVNYFESFPVINISDYPIEQMLAIPYQIICAKGKDWIYEREWRAISTSANCLNDFNKSELIGITFGLNTSEEDKKQIFNIVNTSGYTNVKFREAVFEQSKFSINYKDFYLS; via the coding sequence ATGGAATCAATTAGGATCAATACTTATGATCTAACTTATGAAGAAAGTCTAGAATTACTTCCAGATTTTTTTTATAAATACACTAAGATAAATGATAATTTGAAAAAGAACCTAGCTAATGGACAACTATGGTTTGCTACCCCTAATACTTTTAATGATCCTTTCGATTGTAAGGCTCATTTAAACTTTGGTAATACAGAAGAAGAATGCAGAGAAAACTTTAATAAATTCAATAAATTCTTTGGAATTAAATTACCTGAAATTAACAAAATGGTTTGGGATGTTTTGCTAAAAAAACCTGTAGATTTTAATTTAATTAATTCTTATAGTGCTTATTCAAATATTATAGAATTTCTAGGCATTACTTGTTTTTCAGAAGTACAGAATTCCACATTAATGTGGAGCCATTATGCAGATAGTCATAGAGGATTAGTGCTTGAATTTGCTAAAGATATCAATAATGGTCTTTTAACTCGTAATTTAGTACCTGTAAATTATTTTGAATCATTTCCAGTCATAAATATTTCTGATTATCCTATTGAACAGATGTTGGCAATTCCTTATCAAATAATTTGTGCAAAAGGAAAAGATTGGATTTACGAAAGAGAATGGAGAGCAATTAGCACTAGTGCTAATTGCCTAAACGATTTTAATAAATCTGAATTGATAGGTATAACGTTCGGATTGAATACTTCTGAAGAAGATAAAAAGCAAATATTCAATATCGTAAATACATCAGGATATACAAATGTTAAATTTCGTGAGGCTGTTTTTGAACAGAGTAAATTTAGTATCAACTATAAAGATTTTTATTTATCATAA
- a CDS encoding N-6 DNA methylase yields the protein MDITAKLWSFCHILRHDGVDNADYIEQLTYLLFLKMADESGINVPIACQWKHLLERNGEDLKEYYEKILLTLKKENGILGQIFQEPIAKIKNPVSLKKIIDGIESIGWTSLGKDVQGEAFEGLLEKIANEGKKGAGQFFTPRPLIEAIINVIKPNPLEKKDFKISDVACGTAGFLTMAVDWAKKNLSITEWEKVKNNCYYGQELVVRPYRLALMNLFLHGVDPKLDLGDSIYSNTKYKNKFDCIITNPPFGTRGITGSPKLRNFPVTTSNIQINFIQHIYEVLNKNGRAAIVLPDSSLTDAKAKDVWKIILEDKSCNLHTILKLPKGTFNPYATGVKACVVFLTKGMPTKNLWVYDARTDVADVNKSSRPLEYEKHFGDFVKSYGNDCNGSSKRNETERFRSYTFQQIIDRGFDLSFNNIYQPDKLEKPVFYLNRLITNYEQQLNSLKELKKLLK from the coding sequence ATGGATATTACTGCAAAGCTTTGGTCTTTTTGCCATATATTAAGACACGATGGCGTAGACAATGCTGATTATATAGAACAACTTACTTATTTGCTTTTTCTAAAAATGGCAGATGAAAGTGGCATCAATGTACCTATAGCTTGTCAATGGAAACACTTATTAGAAAGAAACGGTGAAGATCTGAAAGAGTATTACGAAAAAATTCTCCTTACTTTAAAAAAAGAAAATGGTATTTTGGGTCAGATATTTCAGGAACCGATTGCGAAAATAAAAAATCCTGTAAGCTTAAAAAAAATTATCGACGGTATTGAATCTATCGGTTGGACGAGTTTGGGAAAAGATGTTCAGGGAGAAGCTTTTGAAGGTTTACTTGAAAAAATTGCAAATGAAGGGAAAAAAGGGGCTGGTCAATTTTTTACCCCACGCCCACTTATAGAGGCAATTATAAATGTTATAAAGCCTAATCCTTTAGAAAAAAAAGATTTTAAAATATCTGATGTCGCTTGTGGAACAGCAGGTTTTTTAACGATGGCTGTGGATTGGGCAAAAAAAAATCTCTCAATAACGGAATGGGAAAAAGTTAAAAACAACTGTTATTATGGTCAAGAACTAGTTGTACGCCCTTACAGGTTAGCATTAATGAATTTGTTTTTACATGGAGTAGATCCTAAACTAGATTTAGGAGATTCAATATATTCAAATACTAAATATAAGAACAAATTTGATTGTATAATCACTAATCCGCCGTTTGGAACAAGAGGAATAACTGGCTCTCCAAAATTGAGAAATTTTCCAGTAACTACAAGTAACATTCAAATTAACTTTATCCAACATATTTACGAAGTACTAAATAAAAATGGAAGAGCTGCTATTGTATTACCTGACAGCAGTTTAACAGATGCAAAAGCTAAAGATGTATGGAAGATTATACTAGAAGATAAATCTTGCAACTTACATACTATTTTAAAATTACCAAAAGGAACTTTTAATCCATATGCCACAGGCGTAAAAGCATGTGTAGTATTTCTTACAAAAGGAATGCCTACAAAAAACTTATGGGTATATGATGCAAGAACAGATGTAGCAGATGTCAATAAATCATCTCGCCCATTAGAATATGAAAAACATTTTGGTGATTTTGTTAAAAGCTATGGAAATGACTGTAATGGAAGCAGTAAAAGGAACGAAACTGAGAGATTTAGAAGCTATACTTTTCAACAAATTATCGACAGAGGTTTTGATCTATCTTTTAATAATATTTATCAACCGGATAAGTTAGAAAAACCCGTTTTCTATTTAAATAGGTTAATAACAAACTATGAGCAACAATTAAATTCGCTAAAAGAACTCAAAAAACTTTTAAAATAG
- a CDS encoding restriction endonuclease subunit S — MIKMLCKIQLREILVMQKGTKPSILNKKEFDGSVPYLDINALETGIIKEYTYKELGNISEESDILVVWDGSRSGLCFKGKFGAIGSTMMRLTPLLFSSEYIYYFIKSKFSYINNNTKGNSIPHVDQDIFFDIHIPYIPLEKQNQVVSLIEKKLHQKYLLLQLQKNSVLNTLTDINVEYEHNDVDILQSFENFKQALLTHAFSGQLSSDFRNKNLKSKLKKPELVDYEPYLTEFSIPDSWHWINLRNISQISVGSTPKRSIKAYWDGNIPWVSSGELKNSYIFDTKEKVTQLGIKATNLKILEKDTLLMAMVGEGKTRGKVALLKIPAATNQNICAISLIKNINPKFIFYYFQLRYKEIRNGSINARSSSSQSALNSIIIGKFNICLPDYEEQCFIVNRIDEIFSLVDKLSSEFEQAQSDLTKLENSILNEAFIFSYEENTDQNEKLTQLRSKLEFERAKIEQNRKEIRKSQAKFKKEHFMKNTTDNIISELKKKALKLFKNKNISNEDKIKLFENLQSTIPGMDFDDFSIAFQELAQEKLHTNEAEPFFISKNISGKLHHIINTNENSIPKTL, encoded by the coding sequence ATGATTAAAATGCTATGTAAAATTCAATTGCGAGAAATTCTCGTTATGCAAAAAGGCACAAAACCTTCAATTCTTAATAAAAAAGAGTTTGATGGAAGCGTGCCTTATCTGGATATTAATGCATTGGAAACAGGAATCATTAAAGAGTATACTTATAAGGAATTAGGTAATATAAGTGAAGAATCAGACATTCTAGTGGTTTGGGATGGTTCCCGTTCAGGACTGTGCTTTAAAGGTAAATTTGGTGCTATAGGATCAACAATGATGCGACTAACTCCACTATTATTCTCATCAGAGTATATTTATTATTTCATAAAAAGTAAATTTAGTTATATAAACAATAATACCAAAGGTAACAGTATTCCACATGTGGATCAAGATATATTTTTTGATATTCATATCCCGTATATACCTTTAGAAAAGCAAAATCAAGTTGTTTCTCTTATCGAAAAAAAATTACATCAGAAATATCTGTTATTACAATTACAAAAAAATAGTGTATTAAATACATTAACGGATATAAATGTTGAATATGAGCATAACGATGTAGATATCTTACAAAGTTTTGAAAATTTCAAACAGGCATTACTTACTCATGCGTTTTCTGGACAGCTTTCATCAGATTTTAGAAATAAAAATCTAAAGTCTAAATTAAAAAAACCTGAGTTAGTTGATTATGAACCATACTTAACCGAATTTTCAATACCTGATAGTTGGCATTGGATAAATCTTAGAAATATTTCTCAAATAAGCGTTGGTTCTACTCCTAAAAGAAGCATAAAAGCATATTGGGATGGAAATATCCCTTGGGTAAGTAGTGGAGAATTAAAAAATTCCTATATTTTTGATACTAAAGAAAAGGTTACTCAATTAGGTATTAAAGCAACAAATCTTAAAATTTTGGAAAAAGACACACTTTTGATGGCAATGGTAGGTGAAGGTAAAACCAGAGGGAAAGTAGCACTTTTAAAAATCCCAGCAGCTACTAATCAAAATATTTGTGCTATTTCCTTGATCAAAAATATTAATCCAAAATTTATTTTTTATTATTTCCAATTAAGATATAAAGAAATAAGAAATGGATCTATTAATGCGAGATCTAGTAGCAGTCAGTCTGCACTAAATAGTATAATTATAGGAAAATTTAATATTTGCTTACCGGATTATGAAGAGCAATGTTTTATTGTTAACCGTATTGATGAAATTTTTAGCCTTGTTGATAAACTATCTTCAGAATTTGAGCAAGCCCAAAGTGATCTAACTAAGCTTGAAAATTCAATTTTAAATGAAGCCTTTATTTTTAGTTATGAGGAAAATACAGATCAAAATGAGAAACTGACACAATTAAGGAGCAAGTTGGAATTTGAGAGAGCTAAAATTGAACAAAATAGAAAAGAAATACGTAAAAGTCAAGCAAAGTTTAAAAAAGAGCATTTTATGAAAAATACTACTGACAATATAATTTCCGAACTTAAAAAAAAAGCTCTCAAATTATTCAAAAATAAAAATATCTCAAATGAAGACAAAATAAAATTATTTGAAAATTTACAATCTACTATTCCTGGAATGGATTTCGACGATTTTTCAATTGCATTTCAAGAATTAGCACAAGAGAAACTTCACACAAACGAAGCTGAACCTTTTTTTATTTCAAAAAACATTTCAGGCAAGCTTCACCATATCATTAATACAAATGAAAATTCAATACCTAAAACTTTATAA
- a CDS encoding restriction system-associated AAA family ATPase, which yields MKIQYLKLYNKYRSLEPFEYRFLKHPLLKDKIDPICLVGLNGSGKSNFLELISDIFYEIEVFFLYTNKLYLEDSPKYFPYSNNKTKEPIFFHIEYEISVNNKPETIKIIRTKKDSSIKFYIKSESQDIFNENVFNILDNSIARNYLPLLVSYTSGLNDLLTLPYVDLQDYYAQQVAFEALSNSHQQKNILSPNLLLLNYDSNAAIVISNFLLADQKKKNIFQNNLRISGMNSFRIVIRLNKLFGNKKVKVTNELQAYIQQLNDCASLANVKVDNNKGNEYVFDFIVNKTTIELFKDKFGSVQKLFEALTKLNLLNTLCIQSKYKDLLRKKREKGQLIKFPQIASLDKIFSIENIELILNKPNLRTEYEKISDGEHQFIHILGGILLFDRENSEREILYLLDEPDTHFNPLWRSDFFYQMETILVNKSVEFIVTTHSPFILSDCHGYNVFKFKREGDKVTFERVEKETYGATYENVTESIFDPNTENYKHFDSRIAKLSYLDIEKLHQELNSINSKEEWLEKTDNLMSRIRMLGESIDRLYLLKQFTDCQEKYTQDSI from the coding sequence ATGAAAATTCAATACCTAAAACTTTATAATAAGTATAGAAGTTTAGAACCTTTTGAATATAGGTTTTTAAAACATCCTCTTTTAAAAGATAAAATCGATCCCATTTGTTTAGTGGGATTAAATGGAAGTGGAAAATCAAATTTTTTAGAATTGATTTCAGATATATTTTATGAAATTGAAGTCTTTTTTTTATACACTAATAAACTATATCTAGAAGATAGTCCTAAGTATTTTCCTTATTCGAATAACAAAACAAAGGAACCCATATTTTTCCATATTGAATACGAAATTTCAGTCAATAATAAACCCGAAACAATTAAAATTATTCGGACAAAAAAAGACTCTAGCATAAAGTTTTATATTAAAAGTGAGAGCCAAGACATATTTAATGAAAATGTATTTAATATATTAGATAATTCTATTGCAAGGAACTATTTACCTCTCTTAGTTTCTTATACGTCTGGATTAAATGATTTACTAACTCTACCCTATGTAGACTTACAAGATTATTATGCACAACAAGTAGCTTTTGAGGCTCTTTCCAACTCACATCAACAAAAAAATATACTTTCTCCAAACTTACTCTTATTAAACTATGATTCAAATGCGGCCATAGTTATTTCAAATTTTTTATTAGCTGATCAAAAAAAGAAAAATATTTTTCAGAATAATCTCCGGATTTCTGGAATGAATAGCTTCCGAATTGTAATTCGATTAAATAAACTTTTCGGCAATAAAAAAGTTAAGGTTACAAATGAATTACAAGCATACATTCAGCAGCTAAATGACTGTGCCTCACTTGCAAATGTAAAAGTTGACAATAATAAAGGAAATGAATACGTATTTGATTTTATAGTTAATAAAACTACTATAGAACTTTTTAAAGATAAATTTGGAAGTGTCCAAAAACTTTTTGAAGCTCTTACAAAGCTCAATTTATTAAACACCTTATGCATTCAAAGTAAATATAAAGATCTTTTACGTAAAAAACGTGAAAAAGGACAACTTATAAAGTTCCCACAAATTGCATCTTTAGATAAAATTTTTAGCATTGAAAATATTGAATTAATCCTTAACAAGCCAAATCTACGAACAGAATATGAAAAAATAAGTGATGGAGAACATCAGTTCATTCATATTTTAGGAGGTATTCTACTTTTCGACCGTGAAAATTCTGAAAGAGAAATTTTATATCTTTTAGATGAGCCCGATACACATTTTAATCCTTTATGGAGAAGCGATTTCTTTTATCAAATGGAAACAATTTTAGTAAATAAAAGTGTAGAATTTATTGTGACAACTCATTCTCCTTTCATCCTTTCAGACTGTCACGGATATAATGTATTTAAATTTAAAAGAGAAGGTGATAAGGTAACTTTTGAAAGAGTCGAGAAAGAAACATACGGTGCTACTTACGAAAATGTTACTGAAAGCATTTTCGATCCTAATACTGAAAATTATAAACATTTTGATAGCCGAATAGCTAAACTCTCATACCTAGATATTGAAAAGCTTCATCAAGAACTTAATTCAATAAATTCAAAAGAAGAATGGTTAGAAAAAACCGATAATTTAATGAGCCGTATTAGGATGCTTGGAGAATCAATCGATAGGCTTTATTTACTTAAACAATTTACCGACTGTCAAGAAAAATATACACAAGATAGTATTTAA